The sequence CTCGGCGGAAGTGGGGATGCCTCCTACCTTGATGGCGACCGGGCGTTCCGCAAAGGGGTCATGGCCGAGGTAGACCACGCCCATCGCACCCCGCCCGATGGGCGCGAGCAACTCGTACTTGCCGAGCTTGCGCGGAGCGTCAGCGGGACCGTGACCGGGCAGGGTTTCGTCTGGACCGGAACTCATGGAGTGGGCGGACGGCCGCGAGGCGCCGAGGGCCCCAGGGGTGGCCCGGCGGCAGGAAGTCTGTACGGAGAGGGGGTCAACCAGCTCGCGCGACGCGTGTGTCTTCGCGGTAGACGTTCAACTCCTGGCCTGCCCGTACTCCCTGACTCTCCCCGAGCTTGTTCCAGCGCCGGAGCATCGCCGGGCTGACACCGAAGCGTTGGGAGATCGCCCAGAGCGTCTCGCCGGGTTTCACCTTGTAACGGATCAACTCGGGCGTCGCCGTCTTCGCCGTCTTCGCTGTCTTCGTGGCCGCGGCGGACGCCTTTCCAGTGTCGGGCTTCGCAGCGCCAGGCTTGGCAGGCGCTACGACACTGGCTACCTGGGTGGCGGCTGCCTTCTTGCCTGGGGCGGAGGCGGCGGCATCGGGCCTCGTCGCCTTCTCGGGCTCGGCCTTGCCGCCCTTCTGGCCCGCCTCGGTCTTGTTGGGCGGCCCGCCTGCGCTGGCCACCACGGTGCGATCGTCCTGAACATGGACCGCCAGGGTCTGGCCCGCCTTCACGCCAGTCTTGGACGAGATGCCATTCATGCTCGCCAGCGCCTGCGGCGTCACGCCGTAGCGGCGAGCCAGCGAGTAGAGCGTCTCGCCCGGACGGACGACGAACTTCTGGGTGACCGCTGCCGGCTCGCTCACCCTGAGAGTCGCGGGGGTCTTCCGTCCCCTGTTCTCGTCCTCGCCAGCGGAGCGGGACGCGGGCTGGGCCACGGCCTCGGATGCATCGGCGACCAGGACGGCGGCGTTTGCGGTCTTGGCGCCAAGCGGCACGCGGACGACGTTCCCGGGGCGGACCCGGTTGCCGCTCAGCTGGTTCACCTCACGCAACGTGTCCGGTGTCGTCCCGAAGCGGCTTGCCAACATCGCGAGCGTCTCACCGCGGCGCACCACATGGCGCCTCCAGGGCAGCCGCTCGTGCTCGGGCATCTCGCTCAGGCGCGCAGAGAAGGAGTCCGCCTTGTGGATCGGCAGTACCAGGTGGTGTGGCCCGTCGGGGTCCGTCGCCCAGCGCGAAAAGCCGGGGTTCAGGTGGCGCAGGTCCGCCAGCGGAATCCCCGCTGCCGAAGCGGCGACGTTCAGGTCGACGGGACCCTGGAGCCCGACCCGGGTGAGATACGGCTCGTTCGGAATGGCGGCGAGCTGCACCCCGTACGCGCGTGGGCTCGCGACGACGCGCGCCAGCCCGAGGAGCCGCGGCACGTAGCTGCGGGTCTCTTCCGGAAGGGACAGGCTCCAGAAATCGGTCGGCAGCCCCGCCCGCTGGTTCTCCTGGACCGCTCGGGCCACGGCGCCTTCGCCGCAGTTGTACGCGGCGACCGCCAGTTGCCAGTCGCCACCGAACTGATCGCGCAGGGCCGTCAGATAATCCAGAGCGGCGCGGGTGGAGGCGAGGATGTCGCGACGCCCGTCGTACCACCAGTTCTGCCGCAAGCCGAAACGCCGCCCCGTCTCCGGGATGAACTGCCAGATCCCGGACGCCCGCGCCGGCGAATACGCGAAGGGCTGGAACGCGCTCTCGACGATGGGGAGGAGCGCGATCTCGCTCGGCACGCCCCGCGACTCGACCTGTTCGACGATGTAGTGCAGGTAGGGCCGTGCGCGCTGGGCCGTGCGGTCCAGGAAACTCGTATTGCGCACGTATCGGTCGATTTCCGCATCGATCGCCGGTTGCTCCGGCGACGGCATGCTGAACCCGCTGCGGATCCGCGCCCACAGGTCGGGGGAATCCTTGCTGCCGGGCTCCGGTTTGAAGCGGCCACGCGGGGCGCTCCGATACGCCTTTACGTCGGACGCGACCGCGCCTCTGCCCGAGTCGGTCACGGGACGTCCGTCGCTAGAGGTTACTTGGCCGAAGTCCCACCCTTCCGCATCCGCGCCGAAACCAGAGCGCGCAGGCTGGAGCCCACAGCCGGAAGAGAGCGATACAATACCGACCAGAACCCCCGGGACGATCAGGCGCCGGGTCGCTCTTATTGTCATCGTGCTGGTAGCGTAGGAGTTTGCGTGCGGTCGGTCAAGCGTCTGCGGAGACATCGGTGAGTGCCGACAGTGGTTCACGGTCCGTGACGGTGGCGAGCCCCGTGGCGTGGCCCCGTTGACGCTGGGGGCTCGGCTGAGGGCCTGGTCCACCTCCTGGCCGGGCCGCGCGGTTCTTGCGGCGGAGCGTGCGGCGCTCGAGGAATTCCTTCCGAATCTCTTCGGTTACTATCTGTTGCAGGTGGGCAGTCTGTGTGACCCACAGGCCCTCAGCGCCAGCCGCATCCGCAGCCGTGTCTGGGTGACGGACGCGCGCCCGAGGTTCGACGCGGAGTGTACGTCGGTCGTGGGGTCACCCCAGGCGCTCCCGTTCGCGGCCGACAGCGTCGACGTCGTCGTGCTGCAGCACGTACTGGAGTTTCAGGACTCGCCGCACGAGGCGCTGCGCGAGGCGGAGAGGGTGCTGGTCCCGGAAGGACACCTCGTGCTGGCGGGCTTCAACCCGTTCAGCCTCCTCGGGCTGTGGCGGGCCGCAGAGCGGCGACGCGCCGGTCCGCCCTGGTCGGGGCGCTTCGTCAGTCCGACGCGGGTCAAGGACTGGCTCGCGCTGCTCGGATTCGAGGCGACGGAGGTGCGTATGGTGTTCTTCCGCCCGCCGTTCTCCCGTCCGGCGCTGCTGCGGCGGCTTCGCCGGCTGGAGTCCATCGGTGCCCGCCTGTGGCCCTATACCGGCGGTGTCTACGTGATCGTCGCACGCAAGCGCGTCGCGACGCTGACGCCCATCAAGCCGCGCTGGTTGCCGCGCCGGGGCCTCGTTGGGGTCCGCCTGGCCGAGCCGTCGGCCCGTTGGGACCCCGGGCTGGAGATGCCACCCACTCGACGCGGGGGGGACCTGGCGGCGTGACGCGGGACAGGGTCGAGGCCTTCACCGATGGTGCCTGCCGCGGTAACCCGGGGCCCGGCGGGTGGGCGGCGCTGCTGCGCTACAATGGCCACGAGAAGGTGATCTCCGGGGGCGAGCCCCACACCACCAACAACCGGATGGAGTTGCTGGGCGCCATTTACGCCCTCGAGGCGCTGAAACGCCCCTGCCACGTTCGCCTGCACACGGACTCGGAGTACGTGCGGCGAGGCATCACGGAGTGGATCGCCGGCTGGAAGCGCAAGGGCTGGAAGACATCGGCAGGGCAGCCGGTGAAGAACGTCGACCTCTGGGAGCGGCTCGATCGGGCGCGCTCTGCCCACACGGTCGACTGGCAATGGGTGCGCGGCCACGCCGGACACCCGGAAAACGAGCGCGTAGACGCGGCGGCGCGCGAAGCGGCGGCCCGTCAGTCTCCGAACTGAGAAGGGCATCCATGCGACAGGTCGTCCTCGACACCGAGACCACCGGTCTCGACCCCGCACAGGGCCACCGGATCATCGAGGTGGGGTGCGTGGAGATCGTGAATCGCCGGGTGACCGACCGCACCTTTCATCAGTATCTGAACCCCGAGCGTGAGGTCGAAGCAGGCGCCCTCCAGGTCCACGGGATCAGCAACGAGTTCCTGGCGGACAAGCCACGTTTCGCGGACGTGGCGCACGACCTGCTCGAGTTCCTGGCCGGGGCGGAGCTCCTCATTCACAACGCGGCCTTTGACGTCGCCTTTCTGAACCAGGAGCTTGCGCAACTGTCCGTGGGCCTCGAGCCGCTGGAGCGCCACTGCACGGTGACGGACACCCTGGCGCTCGCCCGGGAGCGTCATCCGGGTAAGAAGAACAGTCTCGACGCGCTCTGCCGGAACTATGGTGTGGACAACTCGCGCCGGGACCTGCACGGGGCCCTGCTCGACGCCCAGTTGCTGGCAGAGGTGTACCTTGCGATGACGGGGGGGCAGGTCACGCTCTCCCTGGTTCCGAGGGCCGCCGCGGGGATGGGGAAGCGGGCTGGAGAGGGTGGGGCGTGGAGCGGGAATCGCGCGCGGCTGCCCGTCCATCACGCGGACGGGCAAGAGGCCGCCGCGCACGAGGCCCGGTTGGCCGCCCTGGACCGGGCGAGCGGTGGCCGTTGCCTCTGGCGTGAACTCGGCTGGTAGGACGAGGGCGCCTTGAATCGCCCGGGCACCGTGTCTAGACTCGCTCCACTTCGGGCGGGGCGACCTTACGCCGCGGTCCCGTTGCCTTAAACGCTGCAGGCATCCGTCCTGCCCCCGTCCAGCGAGTCGACCAAAGGAGAACTCCCATGGCCTTCGAGCTTCCGCCCCTCCCGTATGCAAAGAACGCCCTGGCCCCGACCATCTCCGAGGAGACGGTCGAGTACCACTACGGCAAGCACCACCAGGCCTACGTCACCAACCTGAACAATCTCATCAAGGGCAGTGAGCTCGAGGCCATGGGGCTCGAGGACATCGTGCGCAAGTCCTCGGGGGGTGTCTTCAACAACGCGGCCCAGGTGTGGAACCACACGTTCTACTGGAATTGCCTCAAGCCGGGCGGCGGTGGCGCACCGACGGGGGCGCTCGCTGCGGCCATCGACAAGGCCTTCGGTTCCTTCGCGGCCTTCAAGGAGAAGTTCTCCAGTTCGGCCGTCGGCAATTTCGGCTCCGGCTGGACCTGGTTGGTGAAGAATGCAGACGGCAGTCTCGAGGTGGTGAACACCAGCAACGCGGGCACGCCGATGACGAGCGGGAATACGGCGCTGCTCACGTGCGACGTGTGGGAGCACGCCTACTACGTGGACTACCGCAACGCCCGGGCGAAGTACGTGGAGTCCCTCTGGGGGCTGGTGAACTGGGAGTTCGTGGCGAAGAACTTCGCCGGCTGAGGACACGCCGGGCGGCAGCCGCGGGCGGCCTCTTTGCGTTCAGGAAGTGCGTGATGACAGATTCCCTGATGCGGACGTACGCCCGCCAACCGGTCACCTTCGATCGGGGGGAAGGCGTCTGGCTGTGGGACCAGGAGGGTCGCCGCTACCTCGATGCCGTCGCGGGCATCGCGGTCTGCGGCCTCGGCCACGCCCACCCCGCGGTGACGAAGGCCCTGTGCGAGCAGGCGGGCCGCCTGGTCCACACCTCGAACCTGTACCGGATCGCCGCCCAGGAAGAGTTGGCGGACGCGCTCAGGCGGATCTCGGGGATGAGCCGGGCGTTCTTCTGCAATTCCGGTGCGGAAGCGAACGAGGCGGCCATCAAGCTCGCCCGCTTGCACGGGCACGGCCTCCAGGTGGACGTGCCGGTGGTCGTCGTCATGGAAGGCAGCTTCCACGGCCGCACCCTCGCCACCCTGAGCGCGACGGCGAACCGCAAGGTCCAGGTGGGCTTCGAGCCGCTGGTCCAGGGCTTCCTGCAGGTTCCGTACGACGACCTCGAGGCCCTCGAGCGGGTGGCGCGCGAGCGCAAGGACGTGGCGGCGGTTCTCGTGGAGCCGGTGCAGGGGGAGGGTGGAATCATCGTGCCCGGTGCCGGTTACCTCGCGGGTGTGCGGCGGATCTGTGACGCGCAGGGTTGGCTGATGATGCTGGATGAGATCCAGACCGGGATCGGCCGCACGGGCCGCTGGTTCGCCCATCAGCACGACGGGGTCCTGCCCGACGTCATGACCCTCGCCAAGGGGCTCGGGAACGGCGTTCCCATCGGTGCCTGTCTCGCGCACGGCGCCGCGGCGGAACTGATGGGACCGGGCAGCCACGGCTCGACCTTCGGGGGCAACCCCCTCGCTTGCCGGGCCGCCCTGGCGGTGCTCGAGACAGTCGAGTCGGCGCGGCTGGCGGAGCGCGCTGAGGCCACGGGCGCGTATCTGCGCGAACGCCTGGCCGGGGCGCTGCAGGGGCTCCATTGCGTGCGTGCCGTGCGGGGCAGGGGACTGATGATCGGGGTCGAGCTCGCGCGCCCTTGCGGGGACCTGGTCGCGCAGGCCCGTGAGCGCGGGGTGCTGATCAATGTGACGGCCGAGAGAGTGGTGCGCCTGCTTCCACCGCTCATCCTGACGCGCGGGGACGCCGACCTCCTGGCGGACACGCTCGCCGACCTGATCCGCGAATTCTGCTCGCGGGTGTGAGGCTTCCATGGCTATCCGGCACTTCCTCACGTTGCTCGACCTGACCTCCGAGGAGATCGTCGCCCTGATCGACCGCGCCACCGAGCTCAAGGCGCGGCTTCGCGACGGTGTGATCGACGAGCCCCTGAAGAATCGGACGCTCGCTCTGGTCTTCGAGAAGTCCTCCACCCGCACCCGTGTCTCCTTCGAGGCCGCGATGGTCCAGTTCGGGGGGGCGACCCTGTTCCTTTCTCCGCGGGACACCCAGCTCGGGCGTGGCGAGCCCATCGAGGACACCGCACGAGTCCTCTCGCGCATGGTGGACGCCGTGGCGATCCGCACTTTCGAGCACGAGAAGATCGAGCGCTTCGCCGCCTACTCCGGTGTGCCCGTCATCAACGCGCTCACCGACCGGCACCACCCCTGCCAGTTGCTGGCCGACATGCAGACCTTCTTCGAGCACCGTGGCTCGATCGCCGGGCGCACGGTGGCCTGGATCGGTGACGGCAACAACATGTGCCACTCGTACATCGACGCCGCCCGGCAACTGGAGTTCCGGCTGCGGGTGGCCTCGCCCGAGGGATACGAACCGGACCCGCAGTTGGTAGCGGCCGGCTCGGGCTGGGTCGAGGTGATGCGAGATCCCAGGGAGGCCGTAGCGGGGGCCCACCTGGTGGCGACCGACGTGTGGGCGAGCATGGGCCAGGAATCCGAGCAGACCCAGCGCATCGAGCGCTTCTCGGCTTACCAGGTCAATCGGGACCTGATGCGGCTGGCCGCACCGGACGCCCTGTTCATGCACTGCCTGCCGGCGCACCGGGGTGAGGAGGTCACCGAGGACGTCCTGCTCGGCCCCCAGAGTGTCGTGTGGGACGAGGCGGAGAACCGACTGCATGCTCAGAAGGCGTTGTTGGAGTTCCTGCTGCGTCGCTGAGCGTCCGGACCGGTTCGCCGCGTGCGCATCCTGATCAGCAACGACGACGGCTACCAGGCTCCGGGCATCGTCTGTCTCGCGCGACGCCTCGGCGAGGTCGGCGAGATCTCCGTCGTGGCGCCGGAGCGTGAGCGCAGCGGCGCGAGCAATTCGCTCACCTTGCGCAACCCCGTGCGCGCGCGGCGCGCCGAGAACGGATTCATCTATGTGGACGGGACGCCCACCGACTGCGTGCACCTCGCGATCACCGGGTTGCTCGACCCCGAGCCGGACCTCGTCGTGGCGGGCATCAATGCGGGGGCCAACCTCGGCGACGACGTGCTCTACTCGGGCACGGTGGCCGCGGCGATGGAGGGGCGTTTCCTCGGACTGCCAGCGATCGCGGTGTCGCTGGTGGGGGACCAGTTCCAGCACTACGAGACGGCGGCCGACGTGGTGGTGTCCCTCGTGCGAAGCCTCCAGACCTCGCCCATTCCCCCGGCGACGATCCTCAACGTGAACGTGCCGGACGTCCCTGCCGAGGAGCTGTCGGGATTTCGCGTCACCCGCCTCGGGCAGCGGCATCGTTCGGAGCCCGTCGTGCGCACCCACGACCCTCGAGGCCGGGAGATCTTCTGGATCGGGCCGGCCGGGCCGGGACAGGACGCGGGGCCGGGCACCGACTTCCATGCGCTCGCCGGGGGCTACGTGTCCATCACGCCGCTGCACGTCGACCTCACTCGGCATGCGGCAATAGAGGACCTCTCGCGCTGGGTCGGAGGCCTGCGGGTCCGGTGACCACGCGATTCAACGGCATCGGCATGACCTCCCAGCGCACGCGGGACCGGCTGATCGACCGCCTGCGCGCGCAGGGGATCAGCAACCCGGCGGTGCTCGAGGTGATCCGGCGCACTCCGCGCCACATCTTCGTGGACGAGGCGCTCGCGAGCCGCGCCTACGAAGACACCGCGCTGCCGATCGGTCACGGTCAGACGATCTCCCAGCCCTACATCGTCGCGCGCATGACCGAGTTGCTGATCGGGGAGCGCTCTCCCCAGCGGGTGCTGGAGATCGGCACGGGCTGTGCCTACCAGACCGCGGTGCTGGCGCAACTCGTGCCCGCGGTCTTCAGCGTGGAGCGGATCCAGGCCTTGCTGCACCAGGCCCGGGAGCGGCTCTATCAGCTGAGGATCAACAACGCACGCCTGCGGCTGGCCGACGGCTCGCTCGGCTGGCCGGAGCATGCCCCCTACGATGGCATCCTGGTCGCCGCTGCGGCCCCGTCGATCCCCCAGGCACTCTGCGAGCAACTGGCCCCCGGCGGGCGCCTGGTCGCCCCCGTGGGCACGCGCGGCGCGCAACGCCTCGTGCTCATGGTGCGCGAGGAGGAAG comes from Gammaproteobacteria bacterium and encodes:
- the rnhA gene encoding ribonuclease HI, coding for MTRDRVEAFTDGACRGNPGPGGWAALLRYNGHEKVISGGEPHTTNNRMELLGAIYALEALKRPCHVRLHTDSEYVRRGITEWIAGWKRKGWKTSAGQPVKNVDLWERLDRARSAHTVDWQWVRGHAGHPENERVDAAAREAAARQSPN
- a CDS encoding superoxide dismutase [Fe] (SodB; iron binding; present under aerobic and anaerobic conditions; destroys free radicals), whose translation is MAFELPPLPYAKNALAPTISEETVEYHYGKHHQAYVTNLNNLIKGSELEAMGLEDIVRKSSGGVFNNAAQVWNHTFYWNCLKPGGGGAPTGALAAAIDKAFGSFAAFKEKFSSSAVGNFGSGWTWLVKNADGSLEVVNTSNAGTPMTSGNTALLTCDVWEHAYYVDYRNARAKYVESLWGLVNWEFVAKNFAG
- a CDS encoding class I SAM-dependent methyltransferase; its protein translation is MAPLTLGARLRAWSTSWPGRAVLAAERAALEEFLPNLFGYYLLQVGSLCDPQALSASRIRSRVWVTDARPRFDAECTSVVGSPQALPFAADSVDVVVLQHVLEFQDSPHEALREAERVLVPEGHLVLAGFNPFSLLGLWRAAERRRAGPPWSGRFVSPTRVKDWLALLGFEATEVRMVFFRPPFSRPALLRRLRRLESIGARLWPYTGGVYVIVARKRVATLTPIKPRWLPRRGLVGVRLAEPSARWDPGLEMPPTRRGGDLAA
- a CDS encoding acetylornithine transaminase, which translates into the protein MTDSLMRTYARQPVTFDRGEGVWLWDQEGRRYLDAVAGIAVCGLGHAHPAVTKALCEQAGRLVHTSNLYRIAAQEELADALRRISGMSRAFFCNSGAEANEAAIKLARLHGHGLQVDVPVVVVMEGSFHGRTLATLSATANRKVQVGFEPLVQGFLQVPYDDLEALERVARERKDVAAVLVEPVQGEGGIIVPGAGYLAGVRRICDAQGWLMMLDEIQTGIGRTGRWFAHQHDGVLPDVMTLAKGLGNGVPIGACLAHGAAAELMGPGSHGSTFGGNPLACRAALAVLETVESARLAERAEATGAYLRERLAGALQGLHCVRAVRGRGLMIGVELARPCGDLVAQARERGVLINVTAERVVRLLPPLILTRGDADLLADTLADLIREFCSRV
- the argF gene encoding ornithine carbamoyltransferase, which gives rise to MAIRHFLTLLDLTSEEIVALIDRATELKARLRDGVIDEPLKNRTLALVFEKSSTRTRVSFEAAMVQFGGATLFLSPRDTQLGRGEPIEDTARVLSRMVDAVAIRTFEHEKIERFAAYSGVPVINALTDRHHPCQLLADMQTFFEHRGSIAGRTVAWIGDGNNMCHSYIDAARQLEFRLRVASPEGYEPDPQLVAAGSGWVEVMRDPREAVAGAHLVATDVWASMGQESEQTQRIERFSAYQVNRDLMRLAAPDALFMHCLPAHRGEEVTEDVLLGPQSVVWDEAENRLHAQKALLEFLLRR
- the surE gene encoding 5'/3'-nucleotidase SurE — protein: MRILISNDDGYQAPGIVCLARRLGEVGEISVVAPERERSGASNSLTLRNPVRARRAENGFIYVDGTPTDCVHLAITGLLDPEPDLVVAGINAGANLGDDVLYSGTVAAAMEGRFLGLPAIAVSLVGDQFQHYETAADVVVSLVRSLQTSPIPPATILNVNVPDVPAEELSGFRVTRLGQRHRSEPVVRTHDPRGREIFWIGPAGPGQDAGPGTDFHALAGGYVSITPLHVDLTRHAAIEDLSRWVGGLRVR
- a CDS encoding protein-L-isoaspartate(D-aspartate) O-methyltransferase, whose protein sequence is MTSQRTRDRLIDRLRAQGISNPAVLEVIRRTPRHIFVDEALASRAYEDTALPIGHGQTISQPYIVARMTELLIGERSPQRVLEIGTGCAYQTAVLAQLVPAVFSVERIQALLHQARERLYQLRINNARLRLADGSLGWPEHAPYDGILVAAAAPSIPQALCEQLAPGGRLVAPVGTRGAQRLVLMVREEEGFQQRTLEAVSFVPLVAGTG
- the dnaQ gene encoding DNA polymerase III subunit epsilon, with product MRQVVLDTETTGLDPAQGHRIIEVGCVEIVNRRVTDRTFHQYLNPEREVEAGALQVHGISNEFLADKPRFADVAHDLLEFLAGAELLIHNAAFDVAFLNQELAQLSVGLEPLERHCTVTDTLALARERHPGKKNSLDALCRNYGVDNSRRDLHGALLDAQLLAEVYLAMTGGQVTLSLVPRAAAGMGKRAGEGGAWSGNRARLPVHHADGQEAAAHEARLAALDRASGGRCLWRELGW
- a CDS encoding LysM peptidoglycan-binding domain-containing protein, giving the protein MTDSGRGAVASDVKAYRSAPRGRFKPEPGSKDSPDLWARIRSGFSMPSPEQPAIDAEIDRYVRNTSFLDRTAQRARPYLHYIVEQVESRGVPSEIALLPIVESAFQPFAYSPARASGIWQFIPETGRRFGLRQNWWYDGRRDILASTRAALDYLTALRDQFGGDWQLAVAAYNCGEGAVARAVQENQRAGLPTDFWSLSLPEETRSYVPRLLGLARVVASPRAYGVQLAAIPNEPYLTRVGLQGPVDLNVAASAAGIPLADLRHLNPGFSRWATDPDGPHHLVLPIHKADSFSARLSEMPEHERLPWRRHVVRRGETLAMLASRFGTTPDTLREVNQLSGNRVRPGNVVRVPLGAKTANAAVLVADASEAVAQPASRSAGEDENRGRKTPATLRVSEPAAVTQKFVVRPGETLYSLARRYGVTPQALASMNGISSKTGVKAGQTLAVHVQDDRTVVASAGGPPNKTEAGQKGGKAEPEKATRPDAAASAPGKKAAATQVASVVAPAKPGAAKPDTGKASAAATKTAKTAKTATPELIRYKVKPGETLWAISQRFGVSPAMLRRWNKLGESQGVRAGQELNVYREDTRVARAG